In Halobaculum sp. XH14, a single genomic region encodes these proteins:
- a CDS encoding ABC transporter substrate-binding protein: MFEDAETRRRFLQGIGAAGVAGLAGCSAEDPEASGGGSPAGDGDGDETSGDEGGSDDRRTLAMNAVQRFGTIDPARGTDYTQVMAMVNLYDPLVFPNEAGEIQPHVAEDWSVSDDNRTYTFTLRDDIQFHSGNQLTAADVKYSLERLLDINEGYASQFSIVDVDNVAVTGEYEIEIPLTEVYAPFMDVLVLLFIVDSQLVQENAADGEFGDDGDYGVEFLNNADAGSGPYSLNAFERGSSISFDIFREYWAEIPENAYERVYVDIITTDSTVRTLMRNEELHMTSQYQSEQTYQTLAEEDHIRVNSTPTATLLYFKLNTQRAPTDDVEVRKAIAHAFDYETARTEVAPGSGEAVGPVAPVFDSHNGDVPQPGYDPERAREILENAGYGEGDVQIEHTFVRETDLQEQLALLYQQNLNEVGIEVELNPQTWGTMTDMATDPAQTSHSNNVFYGPVYPSVDAYLVNQYYSESASTWMSMSHLQDSELDGIIEESRRTTDPDARADLYRDAQQRIAEQYPEVFVFVDTKKHAMNEEVQGYTYRPSMSFDYWFRDLTQE, from the coding sequence ATGTTCGAAGACGCGGAGACACGGCGCCGGTTCCTCCAGGGAATCGGGGCCGCAGGGGTCGCGGGGCTGGCGGGGTGTAGCGCGGAGGACCCCGAGGCGTCGGGTGGCGGTTCACCCGCCGGCGACGGCGACGGCGACGAGACGTCGGGCGATGAGGGCGGAAGCGACGATCGTCGGACGCTCGCCATGAACGCCGTCCAGCGGTTCGGGACGATCGACCCGGCCCGCGGGACGGACTACACGCAGGTCATGGCGATGGTGAACCTCTACGATCCGCTGGTGTTCCCCAACGAAGCCGGGGAGATCCAGCCACACGTCGCTGAAGACTGGAGCGTGTCGGACGACAACAGGACGTACACGTTCACGCTCCGGGACGACATCCAGTTCCACAGCGGCAACCAGCTCACCGCGGCGGACGTCAAGTACTCGCTGGAACGGCTCCTCGACATCAACGAGGGGTACGCCTCGCAGTTCTCCATCGTCGACGTCGACAACGTCGCCGTCACCGGCGAGTACGAGATCGAGATCCCCCTCACCGAGGTCTACGCGCCGTTCATGGACGTGCTCGTGCTCCTGTTCATCGTCGACAGCCAGCTCGTCCAGGAGAACGCCGCCGACGGCGAGTTCGGGGACGACGGGGACTACGGGGTGGAGTTCCTGAACAACGCCGACGCCGGGTCCGGTCCGTACTCGCTCAACGCCTTCGAGCGCGGGTCGAGCATCTCGTTCGACATCTTCCGGGAATACTGGGCCGAGATCCCGGAGAACGCCTACGAACGGGTGTACGTCGACATCATCACGACCGACTCGACGGTGCGGACCCTGATGCGCAACGAGGAGCTCCACATGACGAGCCAGTACCAGAGCGAGCAGACGTACCAGACGCTCGCCGAGGAGGACCACATCCGGGTCAACAGCACCCCGACGGCGACGCTGCTGTACTTCAAACTCAACACCCAGCGCGCCCCGACCGACGACGTGGAGGTCCGGAAGGCGATCGCGCACGCCTTCGACTACGAGACGGCCCGGACGGAGGTCGCCCCGGGCTCCGGTGAGGCGGTCGGCCCCGTCGCCCCGGTGTTCGACTCGCACAACGGGGACGTCCCGCAACCGGGGTACGACCCCGAACGCGCACGCGAGATCCTCGAGAACGCCGGATACGGCGAGGGCGACGTCCAGATCGAACACACGTTCGTCAGGGAGACCGACCTGCAAGAGCAGCTGGCGCTGCTGTATCAGCAGAACCTGAACGAGGTCGGCATCGAGGTCGAACTGAACCCCCAGACCTGGGGGACGATGACCGACATGGCCACCGACCCGGCCCAGACGTCCCACTCGAACAACGTGTTCTACGGGCCGGTGTACCCGTCCGTCGACGCCTACCTCGTCAACCAGTACTACTCCGAATCGGCCTCGACCTGGATGAGCATGTCGCACCTCCAGGATTCGGAACTGGACGGCATCATCGAGGAGTCGCGCCGAACCACCGACCCGGACGCGCGGGCGGACCTCTACCGCGACGCCCAGCAACGGATCGCCGAGCAGTACCCGGAAGTGTTCGTCTTCGTCGACACGAAAAAGCACGCGATGAACGAGGAGGTCCAGGGGTACACGTACCGGCCGTCGATGAGCTTCGACTACTGGTTCCGGGACCTCACCCAAGAATGA